A stretch of the Bradyrhizobium arachidis genome encodes the following:
- a CDS encoding phytoene/squalene synthase family protein encodes MTAANPSADAAAFCADLVRSHDFPRYASTLFVPATERRALLALYAFNVEIVRVRDQVTQPLPGEIRMQWWTDMLAGHVHGSAEGNPVAAELLLTIRDFDLPVEPLSRLAEEHQFDLYNDPMPTIPALEGYLSATSSALFALAARILAPPSAEAEHLARHAGLAQGMVQVLANLPRDAAHRQLFVPQQLLERHRIGMEEVFAGKDTPTLRAALEALASEARQHLATAGSLLPEVAPAARKAFLPLALARRDLARLSRADRNPFLPQPVSRLATLWTLWRASRSREFTK; translated from the coding sequence ATGACCGCGGCCAACCCGTCCGCCGACGCGGCCGCGTTCTGCGCCGACCTCGTCCGCAGCCACGACTTTCCGCGCTACGCCTCGACGCTGTTCGTGCCCGCGACGGAGCGGCGTGCGCTGCTCGCGCTCTACGCCTTCAACGTCGAGATCGTGCGCGTCCGCGACCAGGTCACCCAGCCGCTGCCCGGCGAGATCCGGATGCAGTGGTGGACCGACATGCTGGCGGGCCATGTCCACGGCAGCGCGGAAGGAAATCCCGTCGCGGCCGAGCTCCTGCTGACAATTCGCGATTTCGACCTGCCGGTCGAGCCGTTGTCGCGTCTCGCCGAGGAGCACCAGTTCGATCTCTACAACGATCCGATGCCGACGATCCCTGCGCTGGAAGGCTATCTCTCTGCGACCTCGTCGGCGCTGTTCGCGCTGGCGGCGCGAATCCTGGCACCGCCTTCGGCTGAGGCCGAGCATCTGGCCCGGCATGCCGGCCTGGCGCAGGGCATGGTGCAGGTGCTGGCCAACCTGCCGCGCGATGCCGCGCACCGCCAATTGTTCGTGCCGCAACAGCTTCTCGAGCGCCATCGCATCGGCATGGAGGAGGTGTTTGCGGGCAAGGACACGCCGACGCTCCGGGCGGCGCTGGAAGCGCTCGCGAGCGAAGCGCGGCAGCATCTGGCGACGGCGGGATCGCTCTTGCCCGAGGTGGCGCCTGCGGCGCGCAAGGCGTTCCTGCCGCTGGCGCTTGCGCGTCGTGACCTCGCGCGGCTGTCGCGCGCCGACCGCAATCCGTTCCTGCCGCAGCCCGTATCGCGGCTGGCGACCCTGTGGACGCTGTGGCGCGCGTCACGGTCGCGTGAATTTACCAAATAG
- the yajC gene encoding preprotein translocase subunit YajC translates to MLITPAYAQAAAAGDTNSMLMSLLPFALIFVIMYFLILRPQQKKVRDHADLVKNIRRGDTVVTSGGLVGKVTKVVDDDQIEFEISDGVRVRQMRQMISGVRAKGEPAKESAKDDSSAS, encoded by the coding sequence ATGCTGATTACCCCTGCCTATGCCCAGGCCGCGGCCGCAGGCGATACCAACAGCATGTTGATGTCGCTTCTGCCGTTCGCGCTGATCTTCGTGATCATGTACTTCCTGATTCTGCGGCCGCAGCAGAAGAAGGTGCGGGACCATGCCGACCTCGTGAAGAACATTCGCCGCGGCGACACCGTCGTGACCTCGGGCGGCCTCGTCGGCAAGGTCACCAAGGTCGTCGACGACGACCAGATCGAGTTCGAGATTTCCGACGGCGTGCGGGTGCGCCAGATGCGGCAGATGATCTCCGGCGTGCGCGCCAAGGGCGAGCCGGCCAAAGAAAGCGCCAAGGACGACAGCTCCGCAAGCTGA
- a CDS encoding LysM peptidoglycan-binding domain-containing M23 family metallopeptidase produces the protein MSAVAELLYSRRVPQVAVLALISFSFAGCSADMSSRLSQQNFSNPFASQESTGAVQQQPVQRELPQYARPNTQAPAYQSQPLPPPAVSAPQSYPVAGGVSGGGRGVGSYTPPAQPQLEATGAVPPRSVAAARPAGGTKIIVGTSDTLEVLAKRYHVTPAAILAANGYKGPRALSPGQQVIIPHQTAAAPAPAPAMAPVAAAPVMAAPVAAKPVAVVAAPSSTHFVNRGDTLASIARKNHVSVTELARANGLEPSAKLKLGTKLNVPGGKTAALAAPAPVAAAPVAVAQQPAAVATAPAMKVAALPAPQQSARLAQATANIEEKPAAEAPAKAAETTGALPTFRWPVRGKVVTGYGAKTNGKSNDGINVAVPEGTPVKAAEDGVVAYSGNELKGYGNLILVRHSNGYVTAYAHASELMVKRGDTIKRGQIIAKSGQSGEVASPQLHFEIRKGSNPVDPLQFLNGA, from the coding sequence ATGTCCGCTGTCGCCGAGTTGCTTTACTCGCGCCGCGTGCCGCAGGTCGCGGTGCTGGCGCTGATCTCGTTCAGTTTCGCGGGCTGTAGCGCCGACATGTCGTCGCGGCTCTCCCAGCAAAACTTCTCAAATCCCTTTGCGTCTCAGGAATCGACTGGCGCGGTGCAGCAGCAGCCCGTCCAGCGCGAGCTGCCGCAATATGCGCGGCCGAACACCCAGGCGCCGGCTTACCAGTCGCAGCCCTTGCCGCCGCCGGCAGTTTCTGCGCCGCAGTCCTATCCGGTGGCGGGCGGGGTGTCCGGAGGCGGTCGCGGGGTCGGCTCCTACACGCCGCCGGCCCAGCCGCAGCTCGAAGCCACCGGTGCCGTGCCGCCGCGCTCGGTCGCAGCAGCGCGTCCGGCGGGCGGGACCAAGATCATCGTCGGCACCAGCGACACGCTCGAGGTGCTCGCCAAGCGCTATCACGTCACGCCCGCGGCGATCCTTGCCGCCAACGGCTACAAGGGCCCGCGCGCCCTGTCGCCCGGTCAGCAGGTGATCATCCCGCATCAGACGGCGGCGGCTCCGGCTCCTGCGCCCGCCATGGCGCCGGTTGCGGCGGCCCCGGTCATGGCGGCGCCGGTAGCGGCAAAACCCGTTGCGGTCGTCGCTGCGCCATCAAGCACCCACTTCGTCAATCGCGGCGATACGCTCGCCAGCATCGCCCGCAAGAATCATGTGTCGGTCACCGAACTCGCGCGTGCCAATGGCCTCGAGCCATCGGCCAAGCTCAAGCTCGGCACCAAGCTGAACGTGCCCGGCGGCAAGACCGCGGCGTTGGCTGCACCCGCCCCGGTTGCCGCGGCGCCCGTCGCCGTCGCCCAGCAGCCGGCTGCGGTTGCGACCGCGCCGGCCATGAAGGTTGCGGCCTTGCCCGCGCCGCAGCAGAGCGCGCGGCTTGCCCAGGCCACCGCCAATATCGAGGAAAAGCCTGCCGCCGAGGCTCCGGCCAAGGCTGCGGAAACGACCGGCGCACTGCCGACCTTCCGCTGGCCCGTGCGCGGCAAGGTGGTCACGGGCTACGGCGCCAAGACCAACGGCAAGTCCAATGACGGCATCAACGTTGCGGTGCCCGAGGGCACGCCGGTCAAGGCGGCTGAAGACGGCGTCGTTGCCTATTCCGGCAACGAGCTGAAGGGTTACGGCAATCTGATCCTGGTTCGGCACTCCAACGGCTACGTCACCGCATATGCCCATGCGAGTGAGCTGATGGTGAAGCGCGGGGACACTATCAAGCGCGGCCAGATCATTGCCAAGTCGGGTCAATCCGGTGAGGTGGCGTCGCCGCAGCTCCACTTCGAGATCCGTAAAGGATCTAATCCAGTTGACCCGCTTCAATTCCTGAACGGGGCGTGA
- a CDS encoding serine/threonine protein kinase, translating into MSLPNEDSAVLAARWTEGVLLKRDVFSTVERGRFRSESGEVDAVLRRLDEVPWWSFLLARHLFAREKRALGLAAGLHVGPELLWAGRRALVRGFVDGVALHLAKPHGNLAYFRSAKDALRRLRRAGICHNDLAKEQNWLVGRDGRAYVTDFQLAACFKRRGRLYRILAYEDLRHLLKHKRSYAPEALTPRERKILAKKSFAASLWLATGKKVYRAITRGLFNFTDREGGGRRLVNDAPVLIDLIRKNPAVRDTAIVAFADRRSGVGLYAFVEADQTALESQLRVQLSAAKGPKPPEHIQVVHALPRDASGKPRTEILQLVAMNQLDLIEPMMKSDQDREFLKDILEQRKNLRDRFNFEADLPAS; encoded by the coding sequence AGCGCGGCCGCTTCCGCAGCGAAAGCGGCGAGGTCGACGCCGTGCTGCGCCGTCTTGACGAAGTGCCGTGGTGGTCATTCCTGCTCGCCCGCCACCTGTTCGCGCGCGAGAAGCGCGCGCTGGGACTCGCCGCTGGGCTCCATGTCGGGCCCGAACTACTCTGGGCCGGCCGGCGCGCGCTGGTGCGCGGCTTCGTCGACGGCGTGGCGCTACATCTGGCAAAACCGCACGGCAACCTTGCCTATTTCCGCTCAGCCAAGGATGCGCTGCGCCGCCTGCGGCGCGCCGGCATCTGCCACAACGACCTCGCCAAGGAACAGAACTGGCTGGTGGGGCGCGACGGTCGCGCCTATGTCACCGATTTCCAGCTCGCGGCCTGCTTCAAGCGGCGCGGCCGGCTCTACCGCATCCTCGCCTATGAGGACCTTCGGCATCTGCTCAAGCACAAGCGCTCCTACGCGCCCGAAGCGCTGACGCCGCGCGAGCGCAAGATCCTCGCCAAAAAATCCTTTGCCGCGAGCCTGTGGCTCGCCACCGGCAAAAAGGTCTATCGCGCCATCACCCGCGGGCTCTTCAACTTCACCGACCGCGAGGGCGGCGGCCGGAGGCTGGTCAATGACGCGCCGGTGCTGATCGACCTCATCCGCAAGAACCCGGCCGTGCGTGACACCGCCATCGTCGCCTTCGCCGACCGCCGGTCCGGCGTCGGGCTCTACGCCTTCGTCGAGGCCGACCAGACCGCGCTGGAGAGCCAGCTCCGCGTCCAGCTTAGCGCGGCGAAGGGGCCAAAGCCGCCGGAGCACATCCAGGTGGTGCATGCCCTGCCGCGCGATGCGAGCGGCAAGCCGCGCACGGAGATTTTGCAACTGGTCGCCATGAACCAGCTCGACCTGATCGAGCCGATGATGAAAAGCGACCAGGACCGCGAATTCCTCAAGGACATCCTCGAGCAGCGCAAGAATTTGCGCGACCGCTTCAATTTCGAGGCCGATCTGCCGGCGAGTTAG
- a CDS encoding response regulator has protein sequence MTATGGSVFLVEDEVMIRMMVADMLEELGYKVAAEAGDIAEAMRLAQSTEFDFAILDVNVNGKVISPVADVIKAKGRPFIFATGYGSSGLPEQYRDRPSLQKPFQLDALGKTIEFALRGG, from the coding sequence ATGACTGCGACGGGTGGTTCTGTATTCCTCGTTGAAGACGAGGTCATGATCAGGATGATGGTCGCGGATATGCTGGAGGAGCTCGGCTACAAGGTCGCGGCCGAGGCCGGCGACATTGCAGAGGCGATGCGGCTAGCCCAATCCACCGAGTTCGACTTCGCCATCCTCGACGTCAACGTCAACGGCAAGGTGATTTCGCCGGTCGCCGACGTGATCAAGGCCAAGGGCCGACCCTTCATCTTCGCGACCGGCTACGGCTCCTCCGGCCTGCCCGAGCAGTATCGCGACCGCCCCTCCCTGCAAAAGCCGTTTCAGCTCGACGCTCTCGGCAAGACCATCGAGTTCGCCCTGCGCGGCGGCTAG
- a CDS encoding Mth938-like domain-containing protein, producing MAGDPNAPHFPRSAPIDAYGKGGFAFAGMSHRGSLLCLPDAIWAWDVTDPAKIDRYSLDKVFAAANSIDTLLVGTGTGIWLPPPELRQALKAVRVVLDTMQTGPAVRTYNIMIGERRRVAAALIAVP from the coding sequence ATGGCCGGCGATCCCAACGCTCCGCATTTCCCGCGCTCGGCGCCGATCGATGCCTATGGCAAGGGCGGCTTTGCCTTTGCCGGCATGTCGCATCGGGGCTCGCTGCTCTGCCTGCCCGATGCGATCTGGGCCTGGGACGTGACGGATCCCGCGAAGATCGACCGCTATTCGCTCGACAAGGTGTTTGCGGCGGCCAATAGCATCGACACCTTGCTGGTCGGCACGGGAACCGGGATCTGGCTGCCGCCGCCGGAGCTGCGCCAGGCGCTGAAGGCGGTGAGGGTGGTGCTGGATACGATGCAGACGGGTCCCGCGGTCCGCACCTACAACATCATGATCGGCGAGCGCCGGCGCGTCGCGGCCGCCCTGATCGCCGTGCCATGA
- a CDS encoding ATP-binding protein, with protein sequence MPRKPSKTTASKPAKRLAKKPARVAAKRPTTVASDPSQARIVRALETIAAHLSATAQSGPVPESFDRADAFVWHPDGRLSAVPRVSRVELFLLRGIDRMRDILIENTERFANGLPANNALLWGARGMGKSSLVKAAHASINADRKATDKLKLIEIHREDIETLPALMEQLRDSAYRFIVFCDDLSFDGNDASYKSLKAVLEGGIEGRPENVILYATSNRRHLLARDMIENERSTAINPGEAVEEKVSLSDRFGLWLGFHRCSQDEYLSMVRGYCGHFGIKMDDEALEREALEWSTTRGSRSGRVAWQFTQELAGRLGVKLTGK encoded by the coding sequence ATGCCCAGAAAACCAAGCAAAACCACGGCTTCCAAGCCCGCCAAAAGGCTTGCCAAAAAGCCTGCCCGCGTCGCGGCAAAACGCCCCACGACCGTGGCTTCGGACCCCTCGCAGGCGCGCATCGTCCGCGCGCTGGAGACGATCGCAGCACACCTGTCGGCCACGGCCCAATCAGGCCCCGTCCCCGAATCCTTCGACCGCGCCGACGCCTTCGTTTGGCACCCGGACGGACGCCTGTCGGCGGTGCCGCGGGTCAGCCGGGTCGAGCTCTTCCTGCTTAGGGGCATCGACCGGATGCGGGACATCCTGATCGAGAACACCGAGCGCTTCGCCAATGGCCTGCCAGCCAACAACGCCCTGCTCTGGGGCGCGCGCGGCATGGGCAAGTCGTCGCTGGTGAAAGCCGCACATGCCAGCATCAATGCGGACCGAAAAGCCACCGACAAGCTGAAGCTGATCGAAATCCATCGCGAGGACATCGAGACCCTGCCCGCGCTGATGGAGCAGCTACGCGACTCCGCCTACCGCTTCATCGTGTTCTGCGACGACCTCTCCTTCGATGGCAACGACGCCTCCTACAAGTCGCTGAAGGCGGTGCTCGAAGGCGGCATCGAGGGCCGGCCCGAGAACGTGATCCTCTACGCCACCTCCAACCGCCGTCACCTGCTTGCGCGCGACATGATCGAGAACGAGCGCTCGACCGCGATCAATCCCGGCGAGGCCGTCGAGGAAAAGGTCTCGCTGTCCGATCGCTTCGGCCTGTGGCTCGGCTTCCACCGCTGCAGCCAGGACGAATATCTCTCAATGGTGCGCGGCTATTGCGGCCATTTCGGCATCAAGATGGATGACGAGGCGCTGGAGCGCGAGGCCCTGGAATGGTCGACCACGCGCGGCTCACGCTCGGGCCGCGTCGCCTGGCAATTTACGCAGGAGCTTGCGGGACGGCTCGGCGTGAAGCTGACGGGGAAGTAG
- the secF gene encoding protein translocase subunit SecF, whose amino-acid sequence MTQTVLIGLGILIAILTVVSALGLLPSLRIVPDDTHFDFTRFRRISFPISAALSILAITLFFTHGLNLGIDFKGGLLLEVKVKSGTADIAAMRNAVEGLRLGEVQLQQFGGPENVLIRVAEQPGGDAAQQLALQKVRGVLGDNVSIERSDVVGPRVAGELLAYGMLGLMLAIVAILIYLWFRFEWQFALGAMIANVHDIVLTIGFMSISQVDFDLTSIAALLTILGYSLNDTVVIYDRIREMLRRYKKMPMPQLLNESINSTLSRSIITHVTVTLALLALLLFGGHAIHSFTAVMMFGVVLVGTYTSIFIAAPILIYLGVHSQRAEAAEEPAKKNPKK is encoded by the coding sequence GTGACTCAGACCGTTCTCATCGGGCTCGGCATCCTCATTGCCATCCTCACCGTCGTCTCGGCGCTCGGCCTGCTGCCGTCGCTGCGCATCGTCCCTGACGACACGCATTTCGACTTCACGCGCTTCCGCCGCATCAGCTTCCCGATCTCGGCCGCGCTGTCGATTCTCGCGATCACGCTGTTCTTCACCCACGGCCTCAATCTGGGCATCGACTTCAAGGGCGGCTTGCTGCTGGAGGTCAAGGTCAAGTCCGGGACCGCCGACATCGCCGCGATGCGCAACGCGGTGGAAGGGTTGCGTCTCGGCGAAGTCCAGTTGCAGCAGTTCGGCGGCCCCGAGAACGTCCTGATCCGTGTTGCGGAACAGCCGGGCGGCGACGCCGCCCAGCAGTTGGCCCTGCAGAAGGTTCGTGGCGTGCTCGGAGACAACGTCAGCATTGAGCGCAGCGACGTGGTCGGTCCGCGCGTCGCCGGCGAGCTGCTCGCCTACGGCATGCTCGGCCTGATGCTCGCGATCGTCGCGATTCTGATCTATCTCTGGTTCCGCTTCGAGTGGCAGTTCGCGCTCGGCGCCATGATCGCCAACGTGCACGACATCGTGCTCACCATCGGCTTCATGTCGATCAGCCAGGTCGATTTCGACCTCACCAGCATCGCGGCGCTTCTGACCATTCTCGGCTATTCGCTCAACGATACCGTCGTCATCTACGACCGTATCCGCGAGATGCTGCGCCGCTACAAGAAGATGCCGATGCCGCAGCTTCTCAACGAGTCCATCAACTCGACGCTGTCGCGCTCGATCATCACCCACGTCACCGTGACGCTGGCGCTGCTCGCGCTGCTGCTGTTCGGCGGCCACGCCATCCACAGCTTCACCGCTGTCATGATGTTCGGCGTGGTGCTGGTCGGCACCTACACCTCGATCTTCATCGCGGCGCCGATCCTGATCTATCTCGGCGTCCACAGCCAGCGTGCCGAAGCGGCGGAAGAGCCGGCGAAGAAGAATCCGAAGAAGTAG
- a CDS encoding CAP domain-containing protein, whose translation MTRRAVGMVLAGLVLAATPAMAAESPAEQISSFRQKHGEPRVVRDTTLDRIAMDQARAMAAKDDLSHDALGPFTRRVAPAGAGRAAENIAYGYESFEKTLGQWIDSSGHRKNLLLHNASRVGIASARNASGKRTYWAMVIAGDYEPKPKKGKKDKEPLVAVKREAAPASQPKASTCHIKLLSLCI comes from the coding sequence ATGACACGTCGCGCGGTTGGCATGGTGTTGGCAGGCCTTGTGCTGGCCGCCACGCCTGCAATGGCCGCGGAATCGCCAGCCGAGCAGATCTCCAGCTTCCGCCAGAAGCATGGCGAACCCCGCGTCGTACGCGATACCACCCTCGACCGCATCGCGATGGACCAGGCCCGCGCGATGGCTGCGAAGGACGATCTCAGTCACGACGCCCTCGGCCCGTTCACGCGGCGCGTCGCGCCGGCGGGCGCGGGTCGCGCCGCAGAGAACATCGCCTACGGTTACGAGAGCTTCGAGAAAACGCTCGGACAGTGGATTGACTCGTCCGGGCACCGCAAGAACCTGCTGCTGCACAACGCCTCCCGCGTCGGCATTGCGAGCGCCCGGAACGCAAGCGGCAAACGCACCTATTGGGCGATGGTGATCGCGGGTGACTACGAGCCGAAGCCGAAGAAGGGCAAGAAGGACAAGGAGCCGCTCGTCGCCGTGAAGCGCGAGGCGGCTCCCGCAAGCCAGCCCAAAGCCAGCACCTGCCACATCAAGCTGCTCAGCCTCTGCATCTGA
- the secD gene encoding protein translocase subunit SecD has product MLYFTRWKALGIILTALIVCLCAVPNFFPEAQVKTWPAWAQRRIVLGLDLQGGSYLLLEVDSNYVKKEKLDQVRDEVRRTLRDAKIGYTGLVTRGDAVEVRVKDTDLQAALAKLRDLSQPLGGLMGSSGQRDLEVADASGGLIRLSIPQPAMLDRMRKTIEQSIQIVERRVNELGTVEPVIQRQGNDRILVQVPGLQDPTRLKELLGKTAKMEFRMVDTSVPPDQAQQGRVPPESELLMSASPPPTPYVVKKQVLVAGGDLIDAQATFDQRTSEPVVSFKFNTSGARKFSQATQENVGLPFAIVLDNKVISAPVIREPITGGQGQISGSFTVQSANDLAILLRAGALPAPLTVVEERTVGPGLGQDSIEKGELAAYVGSILVIVFMLLTYRLFGVFANIAVAINVAMIFGLLSLLNATLTLPGIAGIVLTVGIAVDSNVLIYERIREELRGGRNAISAIDAGFKRALATILDSNITTFIAAAVLFYIGTGPVRGFAVTLGIGIITTVFTAFTLTRLIVAWWVRWKRPQSVPI; this is encoded by the coding sequence ATGTTGTATTTCACGCGGTGGAAGGCGCTGGGGATCATCCTGACGGCGCTGATCGTGTGCCTCTGCGCGGTCCCGAACTTCTTTCCCGAGGCGCAGGTCAAGACCTGGCCTGCCTGGGCGCAGCGCCGCATCGTGCTCGGCCTCGACCTGCAGGGCGGCTCCTATCTTCTGCTAGAGGTCGATTCCAATTACGTGAAGAAGGAAAAGCTCGACCAGGTCCGCGACGAGGTGCGGCGCACGTTGCGCGACGCCAAGATCGGCTACACCGGGCTCGTGACCCGCGGCGATGCCGTCGAGGTCCGGGTTAAGGACACCGACCTTCAGGCCGCGCTGGCCAAGCTGCGTGACCTTTCGCAACCGCTCGGCGGTCTGATGGGCTCCAGCGGTCAACGCGACCTCGAAGTGGCTGATGCCAGCGGCGGGCTGATCCGCCTGAGCATTCCTCAGCCGGCGATGCTCGATCGCATGCGCAAGACCATCGAGCAATCGATCCAGATCGTCGAACGCCGCGTCAACGAGCTCGGCACCGTCGAGCCCGTCATCCAGCGCCAGGGCAATGACCGCATCCTGGTGCAGGTGCCGGGCCTCCAGGACCCGACCCGTCTGAAGGAATTGCTCGGCAAGACAGCCAAGATGGAATTCCGGATGGTCGACACGTCCGTGCCGCCGGATCAGGCGCAGCAGGGCAGGGTGCCGCCCGAATCCGAGCTCTTGATGAGCGCGTCGCCGCCGCCGACCCCCTACGTCGTCAAGAAGCAGGTGCTGGTGGCGGGTGGCGACCTGATTGACGCCCAGGCGACCTTCGACCAGCGGACCAGCGAGCCGGTCGTCAGCTTCAAGTTCAATACGTCGGGTGCGCGCAAGTTCTCGCAGGCCACACAGGAAAACGTCGGGTTGCCCTTCGCGATCGTGCTCGACAACAAGGTGATCTCTGCGCCCGTGATCCGCGAGCCGATCACCGGCGGCCAGGGCCAGATCTCCGGCAGTTTCACCGTGCAGTCGGCCAACGATCTCGCGATCCTGCTGCGCGCCGGCGCGCTGCCGGCGCCGCTCACGGTCGTCGAAGAGCGCACCGTCGGTCCGGGCCTCGGCCAGGACTCGATCGAGAAGGGCGAGCTTGCGGCTTACGTCGGCTCGATCCTGGTCATCGTGTTCATGCTGTTGACCTACCGTCTATTCGGCGTGTTCGCCAACATCGCGGTGGCCATCAACGTCGCCATGATCTTCGGTCTGTTGTCGCTGCTCAACGCCACGCTGACCCTGCCCGGTATCGCCGGCATCGTGCTCACCGTCGGCATCGCCGTCGACTCCAACGTGCTGATCTATGAGCGCATCCGTGAGGAGCTGCGCGGCGGCCGCAACGCGATCTCGGCGATCGACGCCGGCTTCAAGCGGGCGCTGGCGACCATCCTCGATTCCAACATCACGACTTTCATCGCCGCAGCGGTGCTGTTCTACATCGGCACCGGTCCGGTGCGCGGCTTTGCCGTGACGCTCGGCATCGGCATCATCACCACGGTGTTCACCGCCTTCACCCTGACCCGCCTGATCGTGGCCTGGTGGGTGCGGTGGAAGCGGCCGCAGAGCGTGCCGATCTAG
- a CDS encoding threonine ammonia-lyase, which produces MAEASQITSEAQDSAVDLSGLPVTLADLHAAADTVRGAIVETPCSYSRTLSNICGCDIWFKFENLQFTSSFKERGALNRLTALSDEERRRGVIAMSAGNHAQGVAYHARRLGIPATIVMPIGTPMVKIENTRHHGAEVIVTGATLEEAAEFAREHGAARGMIFVHPYDDPLVIAGQGTVALEMLKAVPELDELVVPIGGGGLISGMAIAARSLKPSIQIMGVEAWLYPSMYNAIHGGNLPARGDTLAEGIAVKSPGKITTEIVRRLVDDIALVNEAELERAVATLISIEKTVVEGAGAAGLAAIMSDPSRFAGRKIGLVLSGGNIDTRLIASVLTRELAREGRLTQLSLDIPDRPGQLAAVAALLAEAGANIIEVSHQRTFSDLPAKATLLQLVIETRDAAHLDEVMAKLAASGLSVRCA; this is translated from the coding sequence ATGGCCGAAGCATCCCAAATCACATCAGAAGCGCAGGACTCCGCAGTCGATCTGAGCGGCCTGCCGGTGACGCTCGCAGATCTGCATGCCGCAGCCGACACCGTACGCGGCGCCATCGTCGAGACGCCCTGCAGCTACAGCCGCACGCTCAGCAATATCTGCGGCTGCGACATCTGGTTCAAGTTCGAGAATCTGCAGTTCACCTCGTCCTTCAAGGAACGCGGCGCGCTCAACCGCCTGACCGCCCTGTCGGACGAGGAGCGCCGGCGCGGCGTGATCGCGATGTCCGCCGGAAACCACGCGCAGGGCGTCGCCTATCACGCGAGGCGCCTCGGCATTCCCGCAACCATCGTCATGCCCATCGGCACGCCGATGGTGAAGATCGAGAACACGCGACACCACGGCGCCGAGGTGATCGTGACAGGCGCGACGCTGGAGGAGGCCGCCGAGTTCGCGCGTGAACATGGCGCGGCGCGCGGCATGATCTTCGTCCACCCCTATGACGATCCGCTCGTGATCGCGGGGCAGGGCACCGTTGCGCTCGAGATGCTGAAGGCGGTGCCGGAGCTGGACGAGCTCGTCGTTCCCATCGGTGGCGGCGGCCTGATCAGCGGCATGGCGATTGCGGCACGTTCGCTCAAGCCGTCGATCCAGATCATGGGCGTGGAGGCCTGGCTGTACCCGTCGATGTACAATGCGATCCATGGCGGCAATCTGCCGGCGCGCGGCGATACGCTCGCCGAAGGCATTGCGGTCAAATCGCCGGGCAAGATCACGACCGAGATCGTGCGGCGTCTGGTGGACGACATTGCGCTGGTCAACGAGGCCGAGCTCGAGCGCGCGGTCGCGACCCTGATCTCGATCGAGAAGACCGTCGTGGAGGGCGCGGGCGCGGCGGGGCTGGCCGCCATCATGTCCGATCCCTCGCGCTTTGCCGGCCGGAAGATCGGCCTAGTCTTAAGCGGCGGCAATATCGACACGCGGCTGATTGCCTCCGTGCTCACCCGCGAGCTCGCGCGCGAGGGGCGGCTGACCCAGCTCTCGCTCGATATCCCCGACCGGCCCGGGCAACTTGCCGCGGTCGCGGCGCTGCTCGCCGAGGCCGGCGCCAACATCATCGAGGTCTCGCATCAGCGGACGTTTTCCGATTTGCCGGCCAAGGCGACGCTGCTGCAGCTCGTCATCGAGACCCGCGATGCCGCGCATCTCGACGAGGTCATGGCCAAGCTCGCCGCATCCGGATTGAGCGTGCGCTGCGCGTGA
- a CDS encoding protein-L-isoaspartate(D-aspartate) O-methyltransferase: MASNQRPPEKMMFQLTLRRRGISDQSVLRTMEEVPRELFVEDADRGDAYRDSALPIACGQTISQPFVVAYMTEQLQVRKHHRVLEIGAGSGYQAAVLSRLAGQVLTVERYRRLADVARARLEKLGCHNVEVMLGDGLNLPANIGPFDRIIVTAAMEQVPENLIERLEVGGVLIAPVGPHQGVQTLVRLTRSEAGIERRELVDVRFVPALPGVAREL, encoded by the coding sequence ATGGCCAGCAATCAACGTCCGCCGGAAAAGATGATGTTTCAGCTCACGCTGAGACGCCGCGGAATCAGCGACCAGTCGGTGCTGCGCACCATGGAGGAGGTGCCGCGCGAATTGTTCGTCGAGGACGCCGACAGAGGCGATGCCTACCGCGACAGCGCGCTGCCGATCGCTTGCGGCCAGACCATCAGCCAGCCCTTCGTCGTCGCCTATATGACGGAGCAGCTCCAGGTCCGGAAGCATCATCGCGTGCTCGAGATCGGCGCCGGGTCGGGCTACCAGGCGGCGGTGCTGTCGCGGCTCGCCGGGCAGGTGCTGACGGTCGAGCGCTATCGCAGGCTTGCCGACGTCGCACGCGCCAGACTGGAGAAGCTCGGCTGTCACAATGTCGAGGTGATGCTGGGCGACGGCCTCAACCTGCCTGCCAATATCGGCCCCTTCGACCGGATCATCGTCACGGCCGCGATGGAGCAGGTCCCGGAGAACCTGATCGAGCGGCTCGAGGTCGGGGGCGTCCTGATCGCGCCGGTCGGACCGCATCAGGGGGTGCAGACGCTGGTCCGCCTGACCCGCTCGGAGGCGGGCATCGAGCGCAGGGAACTCGTCGACGTCCGCTTCGTGCCGGCGCTGCCTGGGGTAGCCCGCGAGCTGTAG